The following proteins come from a genomic window of Chionomys nivalis chromosome 9, mChiNiv1.1, whole genome shotgun sequence:
- the Adal gene encoding adenosine deaminase-like protein isoform X3, with product MTKKTYVESILEGIKQCKQENLHIDVRYLMAIDRRGGLTVAKETVELAKEFFLSTEDTVLGLDLSGDPTIGQAKDFLEPLLEAKRAGLKLALHLAEIPDKKKETQMLLDLLPDRIGHGTFLNSAEGGAMGHVDFVRQHRIPLELCLTSNIKSQTVPSYDQHHFGFWYSIAHPSVICTDDKGVFSTNLSQEYQLAAETFNLTPSQVWDLSYESISYIFASDNTRSELRSWWNHLKPKVFHF from the exons ATGACAAAGAAGACTTACGTGGAATCCATACTTGAAGGCATAAAACAGTGCAAACAAGAAAACTTACATATCGATGTTAG GTATTTGATGGCAATTGACAGAAGAGGTGGCCTAACGGTAGCCAAGGAGACAGTTGAACTTGCTAAAGAGTTCTTCCTCTCTACTGAGGATACAGTTCTTGGCCTTGACCTCAGTGGAGACCCTACT ATAGGACAAGCAAAAGACTTCTTGGAACCTCTTTTAGAAGCTAAAAGAGCAGGTCTGAAGTTGGCTTTGCATCTTGCAGAG ATTCcagataagaaaaaagaaacacaaatgctgcTGGATTTGCTTCCTGACAGAATCGGACATGGAACGTTCCTCAACTCCGCCGAGGGAGGCGCCATGGGTCATGTGGATTTTGTGAGGCAACACCGGATACCTCTGG AACTTTGTTTGACCTCAAACATCAAAAGCCAGACAGTTCCATCTTATGACCAGCATCACTTTGGATTCTGGTACAGCATTGCTCATCCTTCTGTGATCTGT ACTGATGACAAGGGTGTCTTTTCGACAAACCTTTCTCAAGAATATCAACTGGCAGCGGAAACATTTAATTTGACCCCGTCTCAAGTGTGGGATCTGTCTTATGAATCCATCAGCTACATCTTCGCTTCTGACAACACCAGATCTGAACTGAGAAGTTGGTGGAATCACCTGAAGCCGAAAGTGTTCCACTTTTAA
- the Adal gene encoding adenosine deaminase-like protein isoform X1 yields MKSLPPPKRMEADEQQCPRKTDFYVELPKVELHAHLNGSISSSTMKKLIAKKPHLKVHDHMTMIDKGNKRTLEECFQMFQVIHQLTTSAEDILMVTKDVIKEFADDGVKYLELRSTPRGDSATGMTKKTYVESILEGIKQCKQENLHIDVRYLMAIDRRGGLTVAKETVELAKEFFLSTEDTVLGLDLSGDPTIGQAKDFLEPLLEAKRAGLKLALHLAEIPDKKKETQMLLDLLPDRIGHGTFLNSAEGGAMGHVDFVRQHRIPLELCLTSNIKSQTVPSYDQHHFGFWYSIAHPSVICTDDKGVFSTNLSQEYQLAAETFNLTPSQVWDLSYESISYIFASDNTRSELRSWWNHLKPKVFHF; encoded by the exons ATGAAATCTTTGCCTCCACCTAAAAGGATGGAGGCAGACGAACAGCAGTGTCCACGGAAGACAGATTTTTACGTGGAATTGCCAAAAGTG GAGTTGCATGCCCACTTGAATGGCTCCATTAGTTCCAGTACCATGAAGAAACTGATAGCCAAGAAGCCACATCTTAAAGTTCATGATCACATGACCATGATTGACAAGGGAAACAAAAGAACTTTAGAAGA ATGTTTCCAGATGTTCCAAGTTATCCACCAGCTTACTACTAGTGCTGAGGATATTCTGATG GTCACAAAGGATGTCATTAAGGAATTTGCGGACGATGGTGTCAAGTACTTGGAGCTGAGGAGCACACCCAGAGGAGACAGTGCCACTG GAATGACAAAGAAGACTTACGTGGAATCCATACTTGAAGGCATAAAACAGTGCAAACAAGAAAACTTACATATCGATGTTAG GTATTTGATGGCAATTGACAGAAGAGGTGGCCTAACGGTAGCCAAGGAGACAGTTGAACTTGCTAAAGAGTTCTTCCTCTCTACTGAGGATACAGTTCTTGGCCTTGACCTCAGTGGAGACCCTACT ATAGGACAAGCAAAAGACTTCTTGGAACCTCTTTTAGAAGCTAAAAGAGCAGGTCTGAAGTTGGCTTTGCATCTTGCAGAG ATTCcagataagaaaaaagaaacacaaatgctgcTGGATTTGCTTCCTGACAGAATCGGACATGGAACGTTCCTCAACTCCGCCGAGGGAGGCGCCATGGGTCATGTGGATTTTGTGAGGCAACACCGGATACCTCTGG AACTTTGTTTGACCTCAAACATCAAAAGCCAGACAGTTCCATCTTATGACCAGCATCACTTTGGATTCTGGTACAGCATTGCTCATCCTTCTGTGATCTGT ACTGATGACAAGGGTGTCTTTTCGACAAACCTTTCTCAAGAATATCAACTGGCAGCGGAAACATTTAATTTGACCCCGTCTCAAGTGTGGGATCTGTCTTATGAATCCATCAGCTACATCTTCGCTTCTGACAACACCAGATCTGAACTGAGAAGTTGGTGGAATCACCTGAAGCCGAAAGTGTTCCACTTTTAA
- the Adal gene encoding adenosine deaminase-like protein isoform X2: MKSLPPPKRMEADEQQCPRKTDFYVELPKVELHAHLNGSISSSTMKKLIAKKPHLKVHDHMTMIDKGNKRTLEECFQMFQVIHQLTTSAEDILMVTKDVIKEFADDGVKYLELRSTPRGDSATGMTKKTYVESILEGIKQCKQENLHIDVRYLMAIDRRGGLTVAKETVELAKEFFLSTEDTVLGLDLSGDPTIGQAKDFLEPLLEAKRAGLKLALHLAEIPDKKKETQMLLDLLPDRIGHGTFLNSAEGGAMGHVDFVRQHRIPLD, translated from the exons ATGAAATCTTTGCCTCCACCTAAAAGGATGGAGGCAGACGAACAGCAGTGTCCACGGAAGACAGATTTTTACGTGGAATTGCCAAAAGTG GAGTTGCATGCCCACTTGAATGGCTCCATTAGTTCCAGTACCATGAAGAAACTGATAGCCAAGAAGCCACATCTTAAAGTTCATGATCACATGACCATGATTGACAAGGGAAACAAAAGAACTTTAGAAGA ATGTTTCCAGATGTTCCAAGTTATCCACCAGCTTACTACTAGTGCTGAGGATATTCTGATG GTCACAAAGGATGTCATTAAGGAATTTGCGGACGATGGTGTCAAGTACTTGGAGCTGAGGAGCACACCCAGAGGAGACAGTGCCACTG GAATGACAAAGAAGACTTACGTGGAATCCATACTTGAAGGCATAAAACAGTGCAAACAAGAAAACTTACATATCGATGTTAG GTATTTGATGGCAATTGACAGAAGAGGTGGCCTAACGGTAGCCAAGGAGACAGTTGAACTTGCTAAAGAGTTCTTCCTCTCTACTGAGGATACAGTTCTTGGCCTTGACCTCAGTGGAGACCCTACT ATAGGACAAGCAAAAGACTTCTTGGAACCTCTTTTAGAAGCTAAAAGAGCAGGTCTGAAGTTGGCTTTGCATCTTGCAGAG ATTCcagataagaaaaaagaaacacaaatgctgcTGGATTTGCTTCCTGACAGAATCGGACATGGAACGTTCCTCAACTCCGCCGAGGGAGGCGCCATGGGTCATGTGGATTTTGTGAGGCAACACCGGATACCTCTGG ACTGA
- the Lcmt2 gene encoding tRNA wybutosine-synthesizing protein 4, with protein sequence MVSRGFWQSALCSEVTHTAPGSERHQRGECFVWRTAERLRVMGPRSRERRAGTVQSTNDSSALSKRSLAAHGYVRDAFAALLVPGPVRRTPLIHRGYYVRARAVRHCVRAFLQRTGSLPAPTRAQILSLGAGSDSLYFRLKATDLLARTAVWEVDFPDVSRSKAERIREIPELCSLTGPFQLGDSSSALCFESSDYRILGADLRELPQLDEALDCAGLDATAPTLLLAEAVLTYLEPVEAAALIAWAAQRFPDALFVIYEQMKPRDAFGQIMLQHFRRLHSPLHGLELFPDVEAQVRRFLQAGWTACSALDLNEFYRRLLPADERWRVETLEPFDEFEEWHLKCAHYFILAASRGDMLSGTPVLPPPEASFWVDPALPSGFLSARAVTSDQHFSLKRYGHATVLLSPDIIFSAGGFGEEEGRHCRVSTFHLLWRSRDSEWKSSQISTLGTGGQWDGRLYHTMTRLSDTQILVLGGRLSPVTPASGALQLELSRSEADCPESQTVTVTEAAVEEGPVLSCWRHSTTEVYHRNQRYLLVYGGRSVVEPVLSDCRFLHVETMAWVPIQVEGAAPEGRHSHSACSWQGGALIAGGLGASEEPLSSVLFLRPKPSGFLWESIDIQPPITPRYSHTAHVFHGKLLLVGGVWIHSSSVPGVTVIDLTTGSSSEYQLDTTSVPWPVMLHSHSSVLLPEEQQILLTGGGGNCFSFGTYFNPHTVALDLSSLSTGQ encoded by the coding sequence atggtcTCTCGCGGTTTTTGGCAAAGCGCGCTCTGCTCGGAAGTGACGCACACCGCACCCGGAAGCGAACGACACCAGCGCGGTGAGTGTTTCGTGTGGAGGACTGCGGAGCGTCTTCGGGTCATGGGCCCGCGAAGCCGCGAGCGCCGGGCGGGAACCGTGCAGAGCACCAACGACAGCAGCGCCCTCAGCAAGCGATCGCTGGCCGCACACGGATACGTGCGCGACGCCTTCGCGGCGCTGCTGGTCCCGGGACCCGTGCGGCGCACGCCGCTGATCCACCGCGGCTATTACGTGCGCGCGCGCGCCGTGCGTCACTGCGTGCGCGCCTTCCTCCAGCGCACTGGATCGCTCCCGGCCCCGACCCGGGCTCAGATTCTGTCTTTGGGTGCAGGTTCCGACTCGCTGTACTTTCGCCTGAAGGCTACGGACCTCCTGGCCCGGACTGCCGTTTGGGAGGTGGACTTCCCGGACGTGTCTCGGAGCAAGGCGGAGAGGATCAGGGAGATCCCGGAGCTGTGCTCGCTGACCGGCCCTTTCCAGCTCGGGGACTCGTCCTCCGCTCTGTGCTTCGAGAGCTCGGACTACCGCATCCTGGGCGCGGACCTGCGTGAGCTCCCGCAGTTAGATGAGGCCCTGGACTGCGCGGGCCTGGACGCCACCGCACCCACGCTGCTCCTGGCCGAGGCGGTGCTCACCTACCTGGAGCCCGTCGAGGCCGCTGCCCTCATCGCCTGGGCCGCGCAGCGTTTTCCCGACGCCCTTTTCGTAATCTATGAGCAGATGAAGCCGCGAGACGCCTTTGGGCAAATCATGCTGCAGCACTTTCGGCGACTGCACTCTCCCCTGCACGGCCTGGAGCTCTTTCCCGACGTGGAGGCCCAGGTACGGCGCTTCCTTCAAGCTGGCTGGACTGCCTGCAGCGCCCTGGACCTGAACGAGTTCTACCGCCGCCTTCTCCCCGCAGACGAGCGTTGGCGGGTCGAGACGCTCGAGCCCTTTGATGAGTTTGAGGAGTGGCATCTGAAGTGTGCCCACTATTTCATCCTGGCAGCATCTAGGGGAGACATGCTATCGGGAACTCCGGTGTTGCCACCCCCAGAGGCATCTTTTTGGGTAGATCCTGCTTTGCCTTCAGGTTTTCTTTCTGCCAGAGCAGTCACTAGTGACCAGCACTTCAGCCTGAAGAGATATGGCCACGCCACTGTCCTCTTGAGCCCTGACATTATTTTCAGTGCAGGAGGCTTTGGAGAAGAAGAGGGACGACACTGCCGAGTGAGCACGTTTCATTTGCTCTGGAGATCCCGTGACTCTGAATGGAAAAGCAGCCAAATAAGTACTTTGGGGACTGGAGGCCAGTGGGATGGACGCCTTTATCACACCATGACAAGGCTTTCAGATACTCAGATTCTGGTTCTTGGAGGGAGACTGTCCCCAGTTACTCCAGCTTCCGGGGCTCTCCAACTGGAATTAAGCAGAAGTGAGGCTGATTGCCCCGAGAGTCAGACTGTAACAGTAACAGAGGCTGCCGTGGAAGAAGGTCCCGTGTTGTCTTGTTGGCGGCATTCAACAACGGAAGTATACCACCGGAATCAAAGATACTTACTTGTGTATGGTGGCCGAAGTGTGGTGGAACCTGTACTAAGTGACTGTCGTTTCCTACATGTAGAGACAATGGCTTGGGTCCCAATCCAAGTAGAAGGAGCAGCCCCCGAGGGTCGGCATTCCCATAGTGCCTGCAGTTGGCAAGGAGGAGCGCTTATCGCCGGAGGTCTTGGGGCTTCTGAAGAGCCATTGAGCTCTGTATTGTTTCTTAGACCAAAGCCCTCTGGATTCCTCTGGGAATCAATAGATATCCAGCCCCCCATTACCCCAAGATACTCTCACACGGCTCATGTATTTCATGGGAAGCTGCTTCTGGTTGGAGGGGTCTGGATTCATTCCTCCTCCGTTCCTGGAGTGACTGTTATTGACTTGACTACAGGGTCGAGCTCTGAGTATCAGCTCGACACGACATCTGTGCCCTGGCCAGTCATGCTGCACAGCCACAGCAGTGTCCTCCTCCCCGAAGAACAGCAGATCCTGCTgacgggagggggagggaactgcTTTTCCTTCGGCACTTATTTCAACCCCCACACGGTGGCATTAGATCTTTCTTCCTTAAGTACAGGCCAATAA